The Hordeum vulgare subsp. vulgare chromosome 4H, MorexV3_pseudomolecules_assembly, whole genome shotgun sequence genomic interval CCTATAGAAATGAAAGATAGGACATATGTTGTTGGCCTGTAACATTTGCCGTCTCAATCAGAATCATGTCTCTGATTTCCATGGTAAGATAGTTTGTTAGGAGGCTCCTATCCCCCATGGAAAACTGCATGTTTCTCTGACAGTAGTTGTTACCGTGCTCGTCTCCTtggagccagccagccagccaagaGTGCCCAGAAAGCATCCCTGCTTCAGCTCCACTCCTGCAGATTTTTCTAGGGGAGTATTGGGAGTTTTCTGTAACTTCTTTTAGGTGGCAAGTCatggttcttgcttgttgctactGGGAAACTGGTTGCTTGGGGATAGCTGCTGGTGGTCAGTGCGCTATTGAAGTGGAAGCAAAGAAACCAGCTGCCATTCCCCTCCATATAAACCCCCAGGAAGCTGTGACTGTTTCTTCCAGCCCAAATCCTTGAAGAAGTGGAATGTCCATGGCCTCTGATCGTGTCGAGGTTGACACCGCCCGCCCTTTCCGGTCCGTGAAGGAGGCTGTCGCGGTGTTCGGGGAGCGCATCCTCGTCAGCGGAAGCAACTCTAGATACAGCAGCAATGCCGTTGCCATTGCCGATCCGCATGCCAATGCCAACCTTAATGCCAAACACGAAGATAGCAGTAGGAGTAGTACCGCCACCCTTTCTCCAAATGCAATGGCAGAGGTAGATGCAGAACCAGAGACAGAGGCAACTGCAGCTATTGTGCCTATGTACTCCGCGCACTCCTCGCCGTCCTTCACGTCGCCGGGTTCAGCGTATGATGACAACGGCGAGCATGGTTACCAAGACGACGAAGCCGGGCTGGCGATCGTGAGCTCCATCAAAAAGCTGGAAGCGGAGGTGGCCGATACGAGACGGGAGGTGCTGCAGCTCAGGAAGAGGGGCACCGAGATGGAGATAGCCGTGGCCAGCCTCAACGCGCAGCTCCACCGAGGCCTGTCGAGGCTGGCCGAGATTGAGGCCGACAAggctgcggcggcggcacggCACAGCATCGGTGGGGACACCGACGTGATGGCGGCGGCCATGGTGCGGAGCGAGCGGTGGGCCGAGAAGTCCAGCACGTACAGCAGTGAGTACCTGCCGTCGTTCAGCCACGCGCTAAGCCTCGGCGAAATCGACGACGACCTACTAGGCGGCAGGAGAAGGAAGGCGCAGAAGGTGAAGCCCATCGTGCCACTCATCAGAGACATCCTCTTCTCCAAGAGTTTCTCCAAGAGGAAGAGCAGCAAGGACAGCGGGGATCTCTCCAGCGTGTTAGGGTGATCAATTGCTTGTTGCGTGCTCAGGATGTGGCTGGTTGCGTGTGGTTTGGATGGGTCATGTGCTTTCTTTGGTCCTTCCTTTCTCTTTCGTTgggttttttcatttttctttgtgcTCTTGTTTGTGTGAGCCTGTAAATGTAACATACTGATGAATGCTTGTATCTATGTTTTAGATCATGACTGTTATCTGATTTGGCTAACTGTTTTGAGTGGAATTGTTGGGCTACCGCACTTTTTTTGAAATAG includes:
- the LOC123451219 gene encoding uncharacterized protein LOC123451219; the encoded protein is MSMASDRVEVDTARPFRSVKEAVAVFGERILVSGSNSRYSSNAVAIADPHANANLNAKHEDSSRSSTATLSPNAMAEVDAEPETEATAAIVPMYSAHSSPSFTSPGSAYDDNGEHGYQDDEAGLAIVSSIKKLEAEVADTRREVLQLRKRGTEMEIAVASLNAQLHRGLSRLAEIEADKAAAAARHSIGGDTDVMAAAMVRSERWAEKSSTYSSEYLPSFSHALSLGEIDDDLLGGRRRKAQKVKPIVPLIRDILFSKSFSKRKSSKDSGDLSSVLG